Within Wyeomyia smithii strain HCP4-BCI-WySm-NY-G18 chromosome 2, ASM2978416v1, whole genome shotgun sequence, the genomic segment CTCGTTTTGAAATATGTTGTAAGCTGTTCTAtgctgatgattttaaaatttttgtggtTGTTGAAAAATTATCCGACTGTCAAAAGCTGCAAGAGTTATTGGATATATTTGAGGATTGGTGCCAAAAAAATCTAATGGTCATCAAGGTCAATAAATGTGCTGTTATTTCGTTTCATCGTGGTAGCAATCCtataatactacaaggtatacagccctagggttgtatgaaaaggtgacgtgggactaaacactgtaattagaaggatttttagttacaaaggttacagaatctgcagacagcaacaattcgtttgttctgtgcttcaaatatttttttatacgcaGCCTCCCCATAAGTTTTCTTTTTAGAAACATATTGAGCCacactcgaaagaatttcgattacacttaacgatattgtgtagtgtttttttgtgcgaacaacatttatttaacaaggcacaagcgtttcgttgttattgtagaagcaccaagaatttctcgcaatgcctctgaatcagaattaactctattttctcataaaccaaatccaacaatacctacgttatcataatacataattttgtcttatttaactctgatcaaaTTAGATTCATTACATAAATCTTTTTATGGAAATAGtttcgaagccgttacataggttcactcaaaggaaaacataagaagatatgttgaacaaaataatcaacaagttccagcgaaaaatcataacaatcaacaattacaaggaagttaaagttcgaagtgattaatttctgtttgacaattttttttcatttgccaacaattacattcacgtATTGCAAAGACAACTAATATACGTGAGAATATTATTTCTTatgttaaaaacaaaaatatatcatctaacaatgttgaactgtgaacaaatattttgaatagattctagtgaatcgacaaaatattcagaagcattCGCTGGCTCTTAAGCTTCTATAAATATGTATTTTCAGATcagttcacgatcagttagTGAATATCggagaaaaaatgcaaaaaaaaaatcttatgaccgttgcaaaaatgctcaatttttgttttgttttgttttgttttgtttgttttttttttttttttttttttgtaaggtaattatattcatgagataaacttttaatcaccatcagcagcagcattgcactttttccttgatttcacAGAAATAGAAGTCGTGTTCTGCTTCACataatatgtatattatactgtacggtattgttacttttaccagcatgttttctttcaaaatattagtttttattatgctctgagagcaggtttagaaattgttcaagtgaaaggcttgtttcaaaacttttcgaaagatctttaccttcgagacttcaaattagtctaagttcatggaaggaaacataaattgacctgttgggacggggaaactctgtccatttttttttatattgaaactgaaaatatcACAGGGCAttgttggtgtccattcacatcatctgtgctaggaatgctcgcgtgtgattggttcattgttcgcgtgaattttcttgtaactttttatcaatttttaccgttgagcagtgaaataataatgatgactagtttattataaaattgttacacgttttatctatccaacaatatattggttattatcatccatcatgtggttatgctgttattatcgtttgaaatctgacgtaacatttgccagtttcgtctcctattttacagaatgcatcccagtatagaaaacaaagacgtagtcccacgtcaaaagtttCATATACAATTGGACGTAAACCTCTAGCTCGTGTCAACGAAATTAATGACCTTGGTGTACTGCTTGACGAAAAATTGACATTCGGGCCACATCGAGCCAATATTATTGATCGTGCAAGTCGTCAACTGGGATTACTGATGAAAGTCTCAAACGATTTCACTGATTTCGTTGTACTTTGCATAAGTAAGATCCATTGTGGAATCGTCTGCTGCAGTGTGGGCCCCATATCAAACCATTGACAGGATTGAACGGCTACAGAAGCGCTTTGTTCGATTCGCACTCCGTAGATTTCCTTGGCAGACAGGCTGAATCTTCCACCGTACGAACACCGTTGCAACCTATTGGGAATTGCTACCCttgaaaaacgaagaaaaattcAGCAAGCAATGGTTGCAGCCAGAGTAATTCTTGGAGAAATTGACTCCCCGGCTCTTTTGAGCAAGTTTTCCTTCAATGATCTGGGAAGAATTCAACGCAGGTCACTCGACGAAATGTTTGTAACGCCGTTCCATCGttagtgttcgggtattttgagCCAGTAACCAGAATTATAAGCACCTTCAACAAAACGggtcaaatttttgattttggaaGTTCACCTATTCTCTACAAGCGGAAATTGCTCGCAGCTATACTATGTTAATTAATTTACATCTGTTAGGTTAAGATAGTTTTTAAATTGCATTCATTAAGACGGTTATTGTCGGATGAATtaacaataaataacaaataacaaatttttaaatGCACCAATGCAAATGGTGTCTCTAGCAATcatcattttcctttttttctctcttcgcAGGTGGTGCAGCTAAAATGGTGGCCTGTTACCCGCGATTCGATGATGTACGGCATAGCCGTTATCGGTTTGATCACTGTTTTGTCGGATGGAAAGGTTATGTGGTATGAGGCGTTAATACTGGTCCTGGCGTACACTTTCTACATTACCGGTAAGTTGGCTAATACAAGCTAACGTGTACTACCAATCCTAGGAATGCGTGTAATGCTTTTAATAAACTGACATTTTTGAAGAGATTCATTCTACGAATATCCACGAACAAGTTGCATCATGCTGTAACTGATAACGAAAAATGCGGCGAATGTTATCTCGCGACAGACGATTTCGTCTGAAATTGCTTGCAAGCCGTATGTATTCAGCTagcatttattaatttattacgAGGTTGCTCTGTCTTATTCGTAGAGACAGgtaaccaaataaaaaaaaacctaaattaatccacctagcggtcagacccagcttttctcattcaattttttatttgtaaaaacagatttacatgaacgcttcaatccaaaaaatgtttattcattctttaggttctaaaatattgatgttgtaatctatacatataaaaaggcagtccggtctgtctgtctgtctgatccatataggctcgtaaactaccgaaccgatcgacgtgaaaatttgtatgtaggggtttttggtgccgataaaggttcctatgatagtttgagacccctccctcttctgtaagggaggggtcccatacagatgaaacataaatttctgcacaactcaagaacaaaccaagcaaatgaaaccgaatttggcatgtggatgttttaaggggtaactaatatgtccataatagttagatgaaacacaaatttgtgcacatatCGAGAACTTATCAAccaaatgtaacaaaatttggcaggtaaatgtttttagtggtaacaaatacgtacataatggtttgtcacccgaatccctcttctataagggaggggtatcataaaaatgaaacacaaatttcgcacagtttaagaaccaatcaagaaaatacaaccaaatttggtatgtgaatgtttttagaggtaacaagtttgtccataatggttcgacgcccctccctcttctggaagtacatgtttctgcacaaatttctgcacatctcgcgaactaatcaactaagtggaaccatattggcaggtgaatgtttttagtggcaacaaatatgttccataatcgacctcagttaacattttggattataagatggcgacttccggtttctgaaaacagctgaaaatgaccaaataccaccccatatgagtttttctttaaccagtatgccgttaaGAATCctgaaattgtctccaaatgccattatgaagcgcaaacgaccaaataccacccaatatgggtatttccggaaccgtaatgatgcactggagccacaaatcgacttcagacaacattttgaattttaagatggcaacttccggtttctggaaaacagcctgaaatggacgattcccattaaatatgagtatttctggaaccagaaagatgcacagaagctaaaaattgatcacagacacagtcttgaatttcaagatggtgacttccggtgtctggcaaacagccggaaatgaccaaatagcattcaatatgaatgttttcggaaccagaattacgcccagatgacagaaattgatttcacaggcaattttaaagtccaaaatgacgactttcggcttctgaaaaacagtccaaagtgaccaaatatcacccaatatgagtttttctttaaccagtatcctaaataccattttgaaatccaagatggcgactaccggtttgtgaaaaacagcttaaaatactatccaataggagtatctctggaaccagtatgatgcaaggagctaacaattgtcctcaggcaccattttgaattgctaaatggcaacttctatgcaacagtgggaaatgaccgaataatactcaatatggatatttccgtaatcgtgatgatgcatagaaaccaaacattgaccctggacaccattctgaatttaaagacgaccactttaatttttgaaaaacaacctaaataactaaatacctcccaatatgggtatttacggtgtcagattgataccagaacatttgctgaaaatgaccgaataccactcaatataaatatatttagagttaaagcgatgtacacaagccaacagtcgaggatgttgtcatttcgattaaatccaatcatttcaaacgagttgttatttgactttgatcatatcctatggccgattggttaagcatttgcagactttaaacacatcgcaaggaatcaatgaatttgaaacgttcaaatattacgataccacacttaaattatgttaaggccacaaatatcgatcaaagcaggtatagttttaaatagtctttgaatttcttttctttccataacttttgagccacatatcaaactgttatgaagtttgttatctgtgagtttgagagatgactcgttcgtatgacactagttatgttcaaataagtcatgtactctttgagataatagactttcgttgtattgttaacaatttaatacagaacggttgcttaagttcgattataatcaaatgaaatgggtacgtatagggcagccaaactttgaaaccacgtgttcaatcataattcatcagtcaacccttaactagcccgctaatctgatatcaatattgatcaaatcggttgtgtagtttctgagataaagaagtttcgtgattttcacaagtcggtacattacagatgaagttacagttcaattacagtaaaattcaatagggtcttctgaggcagctagaccattcatttgacactaattttgtggaaatcgggttagccatctctgagaaaagtgagtgagtccaagtagtcatcggaatatgttcctttgcatagctggatttcacatttttaaacataacaggcaaactaatagtccgattgcaaaacaaatcaatagggtcttatggggccactagaccttccatttgacactgattttatgaaaatcggttcagccatcactgagaaacatgagtgagattaaacagtcttcagaacacgtgtttttttcataacttttgaacaacatgttcaatctttataaaattgaaaacttaagggtttttcaggtagcccgttcttttgagaccaattttgttcaaatcggttgtgtagtttttgagataatgatgttttatgatttttactatttgatacataacctcgaaactaaaaatccgattacaatgaaatttaatagggtcttatgggacaacaagacctttcatttgcaattaatttaatgaaaatcggtccagtcatctctgagaaaagtgagtgagaataaaaatctgcacatacacacacatacacacgcacacacacatacagaaaatgctcagctcgtcgagctgagtcgagtgatatatgccattcggccctttggagcacttttatatcttcggttttgcaagtgattgctatacctttctaggagaaaggcaaaaacacacACAAATCACGATAGCTAGTACCTACTAAAAGCCCGCACGGATACCGACGGTTCATCGTAATACAATGTAGGTCGTGGATGTGCATTTTGATAAGCTCGGTACAGTATAAACGGCAATGAACTTGGGATTTACTGAACaatttgtaagaacaataaaacAAAGCCAGCGTCTTTCTTTGTTCAGCCATAATTGGAGATTACTACAAATTAGGAACTTAATGTGATCGTTTTCTAGAAATTTTGGAAAGCAATGTCTGCTCTACTTACTGCACAAAATAAGTCATTTCGTAACGATGAAAAGCTTATGCTGCACATTCCATCAAAGCTTATTTTCCTCTGTTTCTTTTTCACATGATTTCTTttgcaaaatcaaaacaacaatTACTGCAGTTACAGTTCTTTACTTTTTTAGCAATGTACTGTAATGACTCCATAAGTCGATTCATGACGCGAACCTTACGTCGGAAGTCGTACGTTCGACCATACACAGAAGTAACCGAGATTTCCCCTCTACTGTCGAATGGACAAGCTGCTGGAGCAAACGGTGAGATGTTTGCTATATGTTTAatagtaacaaaaaaaatttaactgtGATTTAACAGGAGTTGCGAAAAATGGTCATGCTGCACAATCCTGCGACAGCGAGGGCAGCGATGATAGCTTTGAAGAGTTCGGTAGGTTCTAACAAAAGTAGCCATCCAACAATTCTATACTAATGGTTAAAAAAATTTTCCCAAGAATTGGCATCAACTCCGTGGGATCGACGGGACGAAAATACGCTGGCCTACCTTTGCCGTTGGCCAATAACGTTTTTCTTATGGGCCACCATTCCGGATTGCCGCCGTTATCCGAAGCTTAGAATCTTAACGTTCTTCGCGTGCATTTTCTGGATAGGTATTACGTCCTACTTTGTGGCATTCTTAATCACCGTTGTAGGTAAGGTTCAAGAACAGAACATCGCACAACACAGTCTGTAATCATCTTGATTCTTTCCAGGTGACACCATCGATATTCCCGACTCTGTTATGGGTCTCACGTTCCTAGCGGCCGGCACCAGTGTACCGGAAGCAGTGTCCAGTATTATAGTCACTAACCAAGGTCATGGTGAAATGGGCATCAGTAATTCGATCGGGTCCAACACTTTCGATATCCTGCTTTGTTTGGGGCTTCCGTGGTTGATTAAATCTCTCGCCTTTCCCGCGGTACCTGGGAATCAATGGGTAAGCAGTGGCAAATCAGTGCAGCACCCAATCAATCATTATTAAGACTCGCTATCTATCTTTCATCTCGACAGGTTGCGCTAAACTCGACCGGTTTGACATACTCAGCGATATCGCTGTTATCAACACTGTGTGGGCTTTATATCGCGTTTTGGTTCAACCGATTTAAACTAGACTGGAAAGTTGGGCTCACGTGTTTGTCAATGTATGTCGCCTTTTTGACGGTATCCAGTTTGATAGAGCTGAACGTGTTCTTCCAAGTGAATCTTCCAACCTGCATTCATTGACGGCTGGTTTCGTAGTAACATTAAGCGTCGTAATGATTGAGCTAACGTAAAGTTCTACTATCGGTGTTAAGACAACTAGAGATTAATGTGTGCATATGCTACAGAAGTATGtagttgacaaatgaaaatcagATGAACATCAATAAAGACAAAAAGCATTTGAACTGTGGCAGTTAGTGAATGCTTTATGATACCatgattgttttgatgttttcacTATATGCTTATCTGAAATACTGATGCGTGTCCCACATTTCCGTTACTCGTGGGTATATTATGATTTTATATGAACGGAAGTTTGACGAAAAGGTAATTACATAC encodes:
- the LOC129724990 gene encoding sodium/potassium/calcium exchanger 3-like, whose amino-acid sequence is MVKPRTFCGIKNRRVQIALVLRVLFVLSLVAIPLINSVFTVSDGNNVVQRSRPRRHLLQILQDQVEVFEPVDNEILLEPTPETITKFADTTESHWFPGRNCTPAAIFEFPSDGFTREDRRHGWILVHLLIACYCFWLLAIVCDDYFVPAIELMGKKLQVKEDVAGATFMAAASSSPELFINCVGTFVTKGDIGVGAVVGSAVFNILAVPAVCGLFGGQVVQLKWWPVTRDSMMYGIAVIGLITVLSDGKVMWYEALILVLAYTFYITAMYCNDSISRFMTRTLRRKSYVRPYTEVTEISPLLSNGQAAGANGVAKNGHAAQSCDSEGSDDSFEEFELASTPWDRRDENTLAYLCRWPITFFLWATIPDCRRYPKLRILTFFACIFWIGITSYFVAFLITVVGDTIDIPDSVMGLTFLAAGTSVPEAVSSIIVTNQGHGEMGISNSIGSNTFDILLCLGLPWLIKSLAFPAVPGNQWVALNSTGLTYSAISLLSTLCGLYIAFWFNRFKLDWKVGLTCLSMYVAFLTVSSLIELNVFFQVNLPTCIH